TTCATGAATGAATGGATATTTTTAACTGTTTCGAGTAAAGTCACTTCATTTATATCTGTTAATACCAATTTATCAACTCCGGACAAAGCAaatgctttagctgttgCTGCTCCGATACCTACAAGGAAGGTGTTGAAGTCATCAGCAGCGCTTTTATTGGGTCAATAGGGACTTCATTCAGATTGAAAGTTTCTCATCAAAGAAGTTTGGTGACCTCAATCATCATAGCAACTCACCGCATCCCCCTGCTCCAGTAATAAGAGCTACACCAGATAACATCCTGTCCAACGAATTCCAATTATCCGGGTCTGATTGATTCAGCTTTCAGCTTTCAGAAGGGAGGATGATGAGTGATAGCGGCTAGTTTCTGTGACGAAGAAAGGTTAATTATTTAGCTCAAATGGAAGAGAGGCGAATAGAGAAGGAGAGAGAAGATAGGGCATCTCTTATCGTAATTCTGTTGTAGCACACGTCCCAGAGTATAGGTCAAACATACACTTTCGCGTAATGCCAAGAGGGGGGATTCTCGTATCTTATCACGTTAACCGGTAACCGACCGGCACGGTCAATCAAAACATCCTTTTACAACGTCATAATAGGTCGACTCTAATCTGAATCACTGAATCAAGCAAGATAACAGGATTAAGTTACACCTCCATCTGTCTATAGCCCACAAACTTTTGATCCCCTTGACAACATGTTATATCACCCGCTTGTTACAGCTAATCGACTGTGACACGCATAATGGGCGTTTGGTTCCCGCTCCATTTTAGAAATGGTCAAACCGTTCGGACACAATGAACAAGTAGTCTATGCATCATCTTCTCGCCAACTCAGATAACACAAACTCATAATACACAGCCGATCTCTATGCTCACACTTATCAACCTGTGGTATCCGttgaatcaagatgaacaacTAGAAGAATTCATTCCGACAATGTAGGAGACCGACTTCCAAAAACCCACCTAGTTCGGTAATGGTTAAAAGTGCCCACTTACAGAAAACCTGTCATTTTTCAAATTGGCCAAAGACGTTTTTGCTTCATAGGAACAGTGGTGTTGGTTGGATTGAAACAGAAATTCATACATGAGATCTGTGCAGACCTCCTCTACCTTCTGGGATGCATAAATTCTCTAAATTCTTCACCAATGGGGAGAAACCATGAAATATGTACTCCGGCCCATCTCGATTTTTGGGTTGACAATCTTCCCCAAAGCGCGTTAATTCCGGCGTTCATcgagaaaatcaatttcgCAGAAAGATTAGTCGCGCCCGCATTCCACTCAAACTTGTTCTCACCTCTTCTCTATCCTTGTATCAACCATGATTAGGTGTACTCAAAGACACCGCTTCTAGATACGGCTCATCAATTGCAGTGTCAAACTCACTAAATGATGTCAATCTTGCATAGGGTTTCACCTCGCTTACTCTCTCAAcatcaatgatgatggtcaTTTAGAAGGGGACTGTGCATTAGACTTCGGATTTAGGGTCCTAGGGATATTGTAACAAGTTGGATGATAGTctacaatcaatcaaacaatacGCCAAGTCCGAAgcatcaaaaacaattttACTAAAATAGGGCACATAATGATCAAATCTATAGATCTGTCTGTTTCACCATCAGTAATGAACTACTCATTGTCGAAGTTGTTAACTGACTTCTTGTGTTACTTTACTGATATTCTCTTCACGAATCATATTTTTGCGATACCTTTACTCGACTCCGACACCGCATCAGAGCACATCAAAATCGGCCGTATCATACACAGATAGtaatcaacctcaacctcaaaatTAGAACAGACATGTCACCTTTTCCCGTTGATCCCATTGTGGACCCAACTTTGCATTATATACCTAGAAGGGCAGTAGTAGATTCATTAACACCGAATAGTACTCAGAGGTGAGCTGATTCATACTCCTCCTCGGACAAGCAGCTGATATCTTTTGTTACTTGAAGGACTACCTTGATAGTAGCGGGATGTTATGTTCTACTGATTGGAATTTGTAAGTGTCATCGATTGTCGCACAAATAACAGTACCATCCAAAGTTGACTGAATAATCTTGTAAAATCCAATAGTGGTAAGCTGAACCGAATGGTGACATCAGACGTTAGCTTACGCATAGACTGAAAATCCTCTTCCTTGCAATCTTTATAGTGGTAAGTCCGGTTCTGGGTTTGCTTTTTATCCGAAAACAATTTGAATGCTAATAATCTCTTTCCAGGCATGGTTAGTAGTACTTTTGagtgtttttttttttcctttttccatCCGCTGGTCATTCGCAGTAGAAAAGCTAATACCACAGCCACTTGACCGTTAACTAGTACCTGTATTGGAGAAACTGATATACCCGTTCAAACTATTGGTAAGTTATTCCAGCATTCTTTCCGTGATCTGGTCACTGAATTATTCTCATAGACTGTAGGCATGCATGAGATGTAAGTTTGCATCTCAACATTCGCCACTATTATCGACTTCATTTGCTTACCTGATCACTGATTTTAAACGTTCTCACAGGTCACATGCAATAGCGGGCGTGAGTTTCTCGTACAGGTATTCTGGCGAATTATTCCTAATTGTGCATATGATTTAAGGTTGTCACCTGTGCATCAGTTGAAAAGATCACTGTAAGCAGTTCAAACAATGGGCTAATGTCTTCAGCTTACGGTTTCCACATACCAGCTTGACCCCCAAGAAGGTGGTTCGACCAGAATGCGAGGTGGTATACCAGCTGTAAGTTAGGTTCCTTGTATCATGCAAGCTTCACACTTCTATCTAGCTAATCCATTATAGATCACACTTCCTGCTGGTTACCTAGGCTCAGCATTTACTGGGGCGTGTTTGATAGCTTGTGTGAGTTTGAAATGGGAATTAATCTGACAAGGAAGAATAGAAATATTGATGAGTTACAATTTGAGTGCAGGGTTTCGATACGAATGCCTCGAAAGTAGCTTGCCtgattttagcttttttttggattttatgTCTATGGTGGGCTAGATCAAGTTGGGTAGCTTGGGCTACAATAGCCTTGATGGCCGGTTTGATAATTGTGAGCGCTTTCTGACTGATTACATGGGTCGAACAATGCCTGCGTCATGGAGATATTGCGTGAGATTTTTGACTGACCAACCCCTGACTAGGTATGTTGGCTAGTAGCCCATTCGGTAGCTCTGAGATTTTTGGTTCTCTTCATCGGTGTCATGTCATGTTTATACGCAATCGTCAGTTAATTTCTGCTGCTTCTTCGTGTCTATCAGCTGACATAGTGCTTTTGGATAGTGGGATATTGTCGATGTGAGCTAGGTTGTCTATTGGTCAGTGCAATGACTAGCAGCTTAcctatttgatgatggttgcAGGATACTCTGGCTAGAAAGGTCAATACGTCCGATGCATCAGAATATGCTAATATGATAGGATGTTGCGGATCGCGATTCTGGGGTAAGCtgctgatttgatttctgaaCATCGACGTGTCGACGCAGCATGAGCTGATTTCATTCCAACTTGAAAGGTGCTTTTTGGCTACTCATCTCTTGTCTTTGTGAGTGGTAACTCTCTTGAAGTATGCTTGTTGGACTTGGCAGTTCTTTAGGCTGACCTCAAAGTTCCGACTGACAGTCTTCGCAGCTGGGATCCTAGTCGGCATAGCAGCATTCAAAGATGACTGGGATACCCAAGCTGCACGAGCCGATGATTTCCTAGGAGGTTAGTAGTTTGACAATTTGAGATGGATATACATGCTGACGCCTGACTTTTCATGCTGCGTTGTAGGTACTCCATAATACTGTTCTAGCATGAGCTTCCAATACATCGCATCGAGAGATTGATCCTTTCGAAATGTCATTTATGTCTTCTTATGCATATGTCGATTTACAGATTCCTGCCTGAATGAGTTTGGGATTCACAAATCAAACCGTTCTTATCTACCTAACCTAGCGTTCCGATCATTTAACTCCAACCAATGCTTACCGATTTTGATTCAATCTCCTTACAAAGGAAGACCCAATAAAACATGTTGAACATATTCAGCAGCAATACCTAACCAAACTAAACCACCTGTAACATAACCATTTGAACAAAATTTCTTCCAACAATCTTGTCTATCATCAAAATTTACAGTCAAAGTTTGCCATAATAAATGTGAAGCTGTAGCACCGCAActtataatataatatagtGGACCTAAACCAGTCAAATATCCTGTTAAACCTAACATTGAGATGAATGTTGTGTTGAGTACTGAAATTACTGTTCTTGAATTATCAGGGAATCGCAATGCCATTGATTTCACTCCTGCTTTcacatcatctaatttatccTATTCGTCATTATGGTAAAAACAATGCTAGTCAGTTATGAAGACTTCCATTTTGTGCATTATGATATACGAAGTCATGATAATATAACCCACCTGATGAGCATAAATGAGATCATACGCTATACCCCAAGCAATACCACCAAGATACATTGGTGCAGTTACTGTCCAGTTTGTTATACCTGCGACAGCTGACCAACCTAAGAAAACACCCCAATTGAAGGTCATACCTACCAATTGCGAAAAACGGATTATCAGTAATTTTTCTCTCTTATCACAAGAGGTAATAAATAGTCAACGATGAAGTTTCAAACTGAGAAGAATGATGGGCACTTACCGAAAATGACTTGAGGATAATAAGTAATTCTTTTCATGAATGGGTATAATACTActaatgataacgatgaagCACCAAGGACGATACTGAAAGTATATATTAGTATAGATAAAATAGTGTTGAGCGTACGACGGGTCTGGCGAACATAAGATTGATTTAAAAGATAGTAAAAATTTACTCACGAATACATATTCAACTGAGTCAAAACTGCTAAACCGGCTGACAATTGTAATCCcaaaaatgataatgcttgAAATTGAGATACATCACCTGCTGCTATAGgtcttgattttgttcgATCTAGAACGATCAATAAACATGATATTAGCAGGAAGCCAAAAAAACACAAAGATCTTTTTAGACCAATCTGACATCCCTCATCCAAAACTATAACAGATACAGCAGATTATAAGCCTACTTACCAACTTTCGCATCCATCTTAGCATCCCACATATCATTTATCGTACATCCTGCACCTCTCATAATTAATGCTcctaaaccaaataaactTATATAGAATATAGGTACTGAAAGTGGTAATTGTAATACGGTTGATGCCAGTGTTATTGACCAAGCTATGGAAATTTAGAGTTTTTCATACAGGTCAAATTAGCTGACTATTCATTCACATTTGGTCAGGATGTAGACATTCTCAAGATATTGATCCGACAACACACtgatctatatatatgttcatTCGCCCTTAGAAAGGATATTCATCCACGATCATGTACAAATCGCACTTTCcataaaaaaaaacaatagTTTGAAGAATAGTTACTTACTACACGGCCAAAACAATAACAGTGTTCCAATGGGTTTATCTATTCTagttaaagctaaataagGTTTTGCAGGTGATAAccatttaggtaaattatctaatatACTTTTAGGTGCTGGTAATTCATTAGAAATAGGTGATGATTGAGGATGTAAGATTtctgatgaaattgaaggatGTGGTAAAGATGCATCTTTTTCTGTTATTTTCGTTGCACtggatgattttgaatttgaggCAGAGGTAGAAGGAACATTCAACAAAGATCTTGTCGTTGTTGATAATTTACGTATCCTCGGATTTATCTGTTCTATTGAGAATCTAGGATTTATGTTGAAATAAGTCGAACGTCGGAATGAAGGGTTGAAGAATGTTTTTTGGAATGTCCTACTAGTCGAACATCTTGATAGGGAAGGTATCATCTTGCTGAACTCGAAACGGACTCATGTAGCGATTAGTTACGATGTCATATATCAATGGCTATGTAGATGTCGAGAAGAAACAAATAACGTCTTGGTTGACTTATCTCAGCTTTATCTGACTTATCGCTAATCGCGTTCCAACATTTATTTCGAGATATTTCGTACTCGTGCCTGGCTCATTTGCGGTATGTTACGGCCGTCAATCCAAATGAAGTGATAGATCTGCTCTTTAGACTATCATTCTTAAGCATGAGAGTACCTCATCCCGGAAAGAATCTGTGTCATGGGTATATGGATGCATTGGTATGTTATTACAATATATTAGCTGTTTGACTAGATAGTCATTTTCGTTGTGAATCTCATCGACTTGATCATACTTTCTACCGTCTCTCTGATTGTCCGGGATCCAACTATTTTTTGGCTTCTTTTGCCTCTGATGTAATCGAGTAGTTATCGTGTCAGCTACAAGCGAGTCTCACTGAAGCGAGGGAAATGGCTTACCTCGTCGTGTAGCGTCTTCTAATAACGTTGTATCTACTGATCTAGCTGCCATTCTAACATAACGTACCACTGATCCACGAATGAAACAGTTCTTTACAGCGAGCTATACAGAGAACAATGAGACCGTCAGTTTCTTACCCAAAAACACTAAACACTACTCGGTATGAATTGGGCGTGGGTATATTCTTTTGTTCCCCTCCGTCATCAAAGATATGAGGAACAACACTACCACTAGCCTGATCTACTTCTATTTATACCCTCATGCAGGATTTTAGCAACGATTTTTTCAACAGCTAGCCTCCCCCTTTCTTGAGAGAGAAGCAATTGTCGTATTTACTGACTCCCCGCgtctacttcttcatcttgtttccCAACAGTAGACtatattgaagatattgTTCAGAACATCGTTGAATAACTCACCATATGTGGGTGTCTTTCTGGATCTTCAACTGAAATGCCATCTAAACGGATATTTAAGAACCtatgattgatgaaaagcGTCAGTATACAGCACCAGTATGGTTTATTCTGTCTGCACATTGCGAGCAAATACATCCATATTCCTGTAATCTACCATCAACCTATTTCCAACAAGAGAAAATCGTCACAGGTAACCACAAGTGATATCTGTGTTGACAGTGCACGGCTGAAGTTTATTTGGAGATCATGCATTATCCTGGAAGGAAAACAACTTACTGATCAACCGATTTCAAAGTACCCGTTATTGATAGGTCGTTCTTTAACTCTACTGTTATCACTTGATCTGTAAGTGTTTTGAAAAAGCTATATGGAAGGAGAAGGCGGATTTTGTCAGTATACGCTCCACACCGCTATCTACAGACTTTTGAATTCTTGATCACGATCGCGAGTTTCTGGTCGAACGGATGATATTGGCGATATTGGTGAATTGAAGAGGAAAGACTGCTTCGAAGGTGCATTTCGAAAACTTACGAAAAGATCAACTACAATGAGGTACATCAGTCATTGTTTCAAATACCGGCAAGAAGTGTAAGAATTCAGCTTACCATTGTGCGACGATCAGCTAGAGGGTAATCACGTTCACTTGTATAACAGTAAAAGGTTATTACTTGGATGCGATATCTAGACGTCAAGAGCCAAAACAACCTCCCTAAGGCTAGATCAGCAAAGATGGAGGTGTCATTACGATtcagatagatagataaataGTAGCCTTATCACTTCAATGGCGGAAACCTCCGCTTGTCAACGGCCGGGAAGTCAATGACACGTCATGCATTGATCGAAGCGCTTCACGTGGTAGTTGCATAAAAGTTCAGCGGAAGCGAGCCGAAGGTTCAAGGAGAGAAGATATCTTTCCTCAACACTGCATATTATGTACTATAACGCTTATTAATGACAAAGTTCAGAGTGGTATAGGAAGTGCTTCAGCGCTAGCACGTATCCAACATGGTAGAAGTGCCAAAAAATGGGgaatcttcaacatctaatTCAAAGTCTCCAAAGAAAGGATCAATACCGCTGTATTTGATTAATGGGGTAGCTACACTATGGGATGCTCAAGGTGTGTGCCGGTTTCACCCATCATAACCAGCTTTCCCAGTAGGCCTGGCACGTATGCTCGAACGGATAAGCTAATTCATTTGAGACTCTCCAATAGTTGCTGCTACTCTACATTGCAAACATAACATATCAGGTCTAAGAGCAGGTACACTACCTGGTGTTGCACAACAGAATGGTTTTTTGGGATTACCTATAACTTCGATGAGGGAAGAGACAGCGTATTTAGTACAGCAGGGTGAGTTTGAGTCATAACAAGCACTTAAAATTTTAATCTCCATTGAATATGACATGGAGAATAGTGAACAAATGGCTAACCTCCTTTAATACCCTAAACACAAATAGGCATAGCGCATTTAGTCCCACTATCAAAATTCCCAACAATTccaacaaaagaagaaattcaaaaacaTACTTTGAAGCGTATAGAAAGAATCAAGAAATTAGAGTTGGAAACTAGGATAGCggaaaatgataaacaacaaaaacaaaatgaattatttgaaaaaggtggtgaaaaagctaaattgaaaagagaagcTAGagcaaaagctaaagctgaaaaagaagctaaaatgaGAGCTGAACAAGCAGAAGAAAGTTTATTCGATGATTCGAATGTCGCAGTGATGCTGAAGAACAATAT
This is a stretch of genomic DNA from Kwoniella dendrophila CBS 6074 chromosome 3, complete sequence. It encodes these proteins:
- a CDS encoding 4-hydroxybenzoate polyprenyl transferase: MIPSLSRCSTSRTFQKTFFNPSFRRSTYFNINPRFSIEQINPRIRKLSTTTRSLLNVPSTSASNSKSSSATKITEKDASLPHPSISSEILHPQSSPISNELPAPKSILDNLPKWLSPAKPYLALTRIDKPIGTLLLFWPCTWSITLASTVLQLPLSVPIFYISLFGLGALIMRGAGCTINDMWDAKMDAKVDRTKSRPIAAGDVSQFQALSFLGLQLSAGLAVLTQLNMYSIVLGASSLSLVVLYPFMKRITYYPQVIFGMTFNWGVFLGWSAVAGITNWTVTAPMYLGGIAWGIAYDLIYAHQDKLDDVKAGVKSMALRFPDNSRTVISVLNTTFISMLGLTGYLTGLGPLYYIISCGATASHLLWQTLTVNFDDRQDCWKKFCSNGYVTGGLVWLGIAAEYVQHVLLGLPL
- a CDS encoding tRNA-intron endonuclease, with the translated sequence MVEVPKNGESSTSNSKSPKKGSIPLYLINGVATLWDAQVAATLHCKHNISGLRAGTLPGVAQQNGFLGLPITSMREETAYLVQQGIAHLVPLSKFPTIPTKEEIQKHTLKRIERIKKLELETRIAENDKQQKQNELFEKGGEKAKLKREARAKAKAEKEAKMRAEQAEESLFDDSNVAVMLKNNINTDTNMIDQNQQSIIPNSSSNYVSSGYFLPIPSHPVILPSTSSSNEIIQEIPSNNNSTSFSFPKTQRDKGLNKIFTNLQKKGYRIGLGPRFGGEYLIYPGDYLRYHAHFTSQILINDESIKPKELVAWGRLGTGTKKAGLLCCYNDQDYEKVNDGDDDDDDQIEYYSLEWANFG